A stretch of the Marivirga tractuosa DSM 4126 genome encodes the following:
- the lpcA gene encoding D-sedoheptulose 7-phosphate isomerase has product MINLIKNELSSAQKTLDDFLNQPEQLANIETAVELMVESFKQEGKVMSCGNGGSHCDAMHFAEELSGKFREARPAIAAMALSDISHTTCVGNDYGFDFIFSRALEALGRKGDVLLAISTSGNSKNILEACKAAKAKGLKIIALTGKDGGKLAKECDVEIRVPHNGYADRIQEIHIKIIHIFILLIEKRLGYAS; this is encoded by the coding sequence ATGATTAACCTTATTAAAAACGAACTAAGTTCAGCTCAAAAAACGCTGGATGATTTTTTAAACCAACCCGAGCAGTTAGCCAATATAGAAACGGCAGTAGAATTGATGGTCGAGTCCTTTAAGCAAGAAGGAAAAGTAATGAGTTGTGGTAATGGCGGGTCTCATTGCGATGCCATGCATTTTGCGGAAGAATTAAGCGGTAAATTTAGAGAAGCTCGTCCAGCAATAGCCGCCATGGCTCTTTCAGATATTAGTCATACCACTTGTGTTGGCAATGATTATGGTTTCGACTTTATTTTCAGCAGGGCTTTAGAAGCCTTAGGCAGAAAAGGAGATGTTTTACTTGCCATCAGCACTAGCGGAAATTCGAAAAATATTCTAGAAGCTTGCAAGGCTGCCAAAGCCAAAGGATTGAAGATTATTGCACTTACAGGCAAAGATGGTGGTAAACTAGCTAAAGAGTGCGATGTGGAAATCCGAGTTCCACATAATGGATATGCAGACAGAATTCAAGAAATTCACATCAAAATAATTCACATTTTTATTTTACTGATTGAAAAAAGATTAGGGTATGCTAGCTAA
- a CDS encoding capsule assembly Wzi family protein: MRLIFTIALLFSGSIAYSQAVNAPLNRDYYHLLERFEINSGKFSDSFHASMKPFNRKEIAQFMDSLDTDNFNRRDKFNYNYLKNDSWEWADSTNYKNSKGIFGHIYKTKPDFLNVHTEEFDLHINPVLALSVGQESISDNRLYTNTRGLEVRGLINNKLGFYTFVGENQVVFPNHVNTYISDFDAVPNEGFWKPYGDNKQGVDFFTARGYISFQATKNINLQFGHDRFFIGNGERSLILSDFATGYMFLKAETNIWRLNYTNLFGLQTADLISSGNQLSGTRNKYPRKFMSLHHLSYNITDNINIGIFEAIMSGDSSVAQNPIDPVYFNPIIFYRALEQQDGSTGNALVGMDFRALFLKRFSLYGQLVLDEFLIDNLRQGGWWANKWAVQAGLKYINVFEIPNLDLQAEYNVARPFMYAHDSNFSNYANYKQPLAHPLGANFEEWIATLRYQISPRIHFKAQAVMAEFGTDTTANAHFGGDIFKTNNSRYNHINPDTGSRWQFGHTIGQGESNTLRFVKLSLSYMPYHNVFIDLNYSIRNQVSEFENNNSENSFFGASVRANIPKRENLF; the protein is encoded by the coding sequence ATGAGATTAATATTCACCATTGCACTTCTTTTCTCTGGATCAATCGCTTACTCTCAGGCTGTAAATGCACCACTAAATCGTGACTATTACCACCTTTTAGAGCGCTTTGAAATAAATAGTGGGAAATTTTCTGATAGTTTTCATGCTTCCATGAAGCCTTTTAACCGAAAAGAAATTGCTCAGTTTATGGATAGTTTAGATACAGATAATTTTAATAGGAGAGATAAATTTAATTATAACTACTTGAAGAATGATAGCTGGGAATGGGCAGATAGCACCAATTACAAAAACAGCAAAGGTATTTTCGGTCATATTTATAAAACCAAACCTGATTTTCTAAATGTGCATACTGAAGAATTTGATTTGCACATTAATCCTGTTCTAGCTCTTTCTGTTGGTCAAGAAAGCATCAGTGATAACAGATTATATACCAATACTCGTGGATTGGAAGTGAGAGGGTTGATTAACAATAAGCTTGGATTTTACACTTTTGTGGGAGAAAATCAAGTTGTATTTCCCAATCATGTTAATACTTATATTAGTGATTTTGATGCTGTTCCTAATGAAGGATTTTGGAAGCCTTATGGTGATAATAAACAAGGAGTAGATTTTTTCACCGCTCGTGGTTATATTTCTTTTCAAGCTACCAAAAACATCAATTTGCAATTTGGGCATGATCGGTTTTTTATCGGCAATGGAGAGCGCTCGTTAATATTAAGTGATTTCGCAACAGGCTACATGTTTTTAAAAGCCGAAACGAACATCTGGAGATTGAATTATACAAATCTGTTTGGACTTCAAACAGCTGATTTAATTTCTAGTGGGAATCAACTATCGGGTACTCGAAATAAATATCCAAGAAAATTTATGTCGCTTCATCATTTGAGTTACAATATTACCGATAACATTAATATTGGGATATTTGAAGCCATTATGTCGGGTGATTCTTCCGTGGCGCAAAATCCAATCGACCCTGTGTATTTCAATCCAATTATTTTTTACCGTGCTTTGGAACAGCAAGATGGCAGTACGGGTAATGCTTTAGTTGGTATGGATTTTAGAGCACTGTTCCTGAAGAGATTCAGCCTATACGGACAACTGGTATTAGATGAATTTTTAATTGATAATTTGCGACAAGGTGGCTGGTGGGCCAATAAATGGGCGGTTCAAGCTGGTTTGAAATATATTAACGTCTTTGAAATCCCAAATTTGGACTTGCAAGCTGAATATAATGTAGCACGGCCTTTTATGTACGCCCATGATTCTAATTTCTCGAACTATGCAAATTATAAACAGCCTTTAGCACATCCATTAGGCGCAAACTTTGAAGAATGGATAGCGACTTTGCGATATCAAATAAGTCCGAGAATTCATTTTAAAGCTCAGGCAGTGATGGCCGAATTTGGGACTGATACCACAGCTAATGCTCATTTTGGTGGGGACATTTTTAAAACTAACAATAGCCGATACAATCATATCAATCCTGATACGGGTAGCAGATGGCAGTTTGGCCACACTATTGGACAGGGGGAAAGCAATACTTTAAGGTTTGTGAAATTGAGTTTAAGCTATATGCCCTATCACAATGTTTTCATTGACCTTAATTACAGCATCCGAAATCAAGTAAGTGAGTTCGAAAATAATAATTCGGAAAACAGCTTCTTCGGTGCCTCAGTTCGGGCAAATATTCCTAAGAGAGAAAATTTGTTTTAG
- a CDS encoding GlmU family protein, translating into MNYLLIEQADFRNQLKPFTFTRPIAEIRVGILTIREKWEKHLDGSLSHISTPTLSEKYPTKTEAQNILINSSVCPNPELVKAIQLGASLKKDGVLISAAATEEEIGFFDPKQKLEEAAEYDGDINLITQSWHIFQKNADEIRSDFELITAGRNTQHVNDPHTSVYGEKNIFIEEGASIKASILNAENGPIYIGKNAQIHEGAIIKGPFAMLDNSHVNMGAKIKGDSTIGPFCKVGGEVSNSVFFGYSSKGHDGFIGNSVVGEWCNLGADTNTSNLKNNYANVKLWDYAKGGFKDTGLQFCGLMMGDHSKCGINTMFNTGTVVGVSANIFGSGFPRNFIPSFAWGGAAGFSTFQVKKAFEVAQKVMERRDKTLDEVEQKILTEHFQESKLDRIWEKE; encoded by the coding sequence ATGAACTATTTGCTCATAGAACAAGCCGACTTTAGAAATCAACTTAAACCCTTTACTTTCACGCGCCCAATAGCGGAAATTCGAGTGGGAATTTTAACTATTCGTGAAAAGTGGGAAAAACATTTAGATGGATCATTGTCTCATATATCAACTCCCACTTTAAGTGAGAAATACCCAACAAAAACCGAAGCTCAGAATATATTAATCAATAGCTCTGTTTGCCCTAATCCTGAGCTAGTAAAGGCAATTCAGCTTGGCGCAAGCTTGAAAAAAGATGGTGTCTTAATTTCAGCGGCCGCCACAGAAGAAGAAATAGGATTTTTTGATCCTAAGCAAAAATTGGAAGAAGCTGCTGAATATGATGGAGATATTAACTTGATCACTCAGAGCTGGCATATCTTTCAGAAAAATGCAGATGAAATCAGAAGTGATTTTGAATTGATCACTGCGGGAAGAAATACCCAACATGTCAATGATCCACACACTTCCGTTTACGGAGAAAAGAATATTTTCATAGAAGAAGGAGCATCCATTAAAGCTTCAATTTTGAATGCCGAGAACGGTCCAATTTACATAGGTAAAAATGCACAAATCCATGAAGGCGCCATTATTAAAGGTCCTTTTGCTATGCTGGATAATTCGCATGTGAATATGGGAGCAAAGATAAAGGGCGATTCTACCATTGGTCCTTTCTGCAAAGTAGGTGGTGAAGTAAGTAATTCAGTATTCTTTGGCTATTCCAGTAAAGGACATGATGGCTTTATCGGGAACTCTGTAGTAGGTGAATGGTGTAATCTAGGCGCGGACACCAATACTTCCAATTTGAAAAATAATTACGCCAATGTAAAGCTTTGGGATTATGCCAAAGGCGGATTTAAAGATACTGGTTTACAATTTTGTGGTTTAATGATGGGCGACCATTCCAAATGCGGAATCAATACGATGTTTAATACCGGAACGGTTGTAGGCGTTAGTGCCAACATTTTTGGAAGTGGATTTCCAAGGAATTTCATTCCTTCTTTTGCTTGGGGAGGAGCAGCTGGATTCTCTACTTTTCAAGTGAAAAAAGCATTTGAAGTGGCGCAGAAAGTTATGGAAAGAAGAGATAAAACATTGGACGAAGTGGAACAAAAAATCCTGACTGAGCATTTTCAGGAAAGCAAGTTAGATAGGATTTGGGAGAAAGAATGA
- a CDS encoding YifB family Mg chelatase-like AAA ATPase, translating into MLAKSYGSSVFGVDANVITIEVNVSQGTKFHMVGLPDNAIKESEHRIDAAIKYSGYKMPRQKVVVNLAPADVKKEGSAYDLPIALGILSGSEQIFTEELGEYMIMGELALDGTLRPIKGVLPIAIEARKQGFKGFILPQENAAEAAIVNNLDVIGVSNLNEAIGVLEGTSDIKPVEMDTRDIFFTNINDYEADFADVQGQENIKRALEIAAAGGHNVIMVGPPGAGKTMLAKRFPSILPPLSLTEALETTKIHSVAGRLGANASLIATRPYRAPHHTISDVALVGGGGIPQPGEISLANNGVLFLDELPEFKRTVLEVMRQPLEERRVTISRAKVSVDFPANFMLLASMNPCPCGYYNHPEKECVCPPGSVKRYLNKVSGPLLDRIDLHVEVTPVSFDQMTADRKAESSETIRTRVIAAKEVQKERFEGLEDIHSNALMPSQIVKEVCVINSAGKALLKNAMEKLGLSARAYDRIMKVSRTIADLAGSEDIKIEHLAEAIQYRSLDREEWAG; encoded by the coding sequence ATGCTAGCTAAATCTTATGGAAGTTCAGTTTTCGGAGTAGATGCCAATGTAATTACCATAGAAGTAAATGTCAGCCAGGGCACAAAGTTTCATATGGTGGGCTTACCCGATAATGCCATTAAAGAAAGTGAACATCGTATTGATGCCGCTATAAAATACAGTGGTTATAAAATGCCGCGCCAGAAAGTTGTGGTGAATTTGGCACCTGCTGACGTGAAAAAAGAAGGTTCTGCTTATGATCTACCCATAGCATTGGGGATTTTAAGTGGATCGGAACAGATTTTCACCGAAGAATTAGGGGAATATATGATAATGGGTGAACTAGCTTTGGACGGAACGCTAAGACCCATAAAAGGGGTTTTGCCTATTGCTATAGAAGCCAGAAAGCAAGGATTCAAAGGTTTTATTCTTCCACAAGAAAATGCAGCAGAAGCTGCAATTGTTAATAATTTGGATGTAATCGGAGTTTCAAATCTTAATGAAGCCATAGGTGTGCTGGAAGGTACTTCTGACATCAAACCAGTGGAAATGGATACTCGGGATATCTTCTTCACTAATATAAACGATTATGAAGCTGATTTTGCAGATGTGCAGGGTCAGGAAAATATAAAAAGGGCATTGGAAATAGCTGCTGCTGGTGGTCATAACGTAATTATGGTTGGACCTCCAGGTGCTGGAAAAACAATGTTGGCAAAACGGTTTCCTTCTATTTTACCTCCATTGAGTTTGACTGAAGCATTAGAAACTACAAAAATCCATTCTGTAGCTGGTAGATTGGGTGCCAATGCTTCTTTGATTGCTACACGTCCATACAGGGCACCTCACCATACCATTTCTGATGTGGCTTTAGTGGGCGGTGGCGGCATTCCTCAGCCGGGTGAAATTTCATTAGCCAATAATGGCGTGTTGTTTCTTGATGAGCTTCCGGAATTCAAGCGCACGGTCTTGGAAGTGATGCGACAACCACTCGAAGAAAGGAGAGTAACGATTTCCAGAGCAAAAGTCTCGGTAGATTTTCCTGCCAATTTTATGCTATTGGCTAGTATGAATCCATGTCCATGTGGATACTATAATCATCCAGAAAAAGAATGTGTCTGCCCTCCTGGGTCTGTAAAGCGTTATTTAAATAAAGTCAGCGGACCGCTTTTGGATAGAATTGACTTGCACGTGGAAGTCACGCCAGTTTCTTTTGACCAAATGACAGCTGACCGAAAAGCAGAAAGCAGTGAGACGATCAGAACAAGAGTAATAGCAGCCAAAGAGGTACAAAAAGAGCGATTTGAGGGTTTAGAGGATATTCATTCCAATGCGTTGATGCCCTCACAAATAGTAAAGGAAGTTTGTGTAATAAATTCAGCTGGAAAGGCGTTATTAAAGAATGCCATGGAAAAATTAGGACTTTCGGCAAGAGCTTACGATAGAATTATGAAAGTATCTCGTACGATAGCCGATTTGGCAGGGAGTGAAGATATAAAGATTGAACATTTGGCGGAAGCTATACAATATAGAAGTTTAGATAGAGAGGAATGGGCAGGTTGA
- a CDS encoding sensor histidine kinase, translated as MRLLYIFFCLFIFSNSFAKNEIYISPGQTYKRLGKQIQFLEDPSHNLTFQNIQSPQYQSRFTYGKQEIPTYGLEDITLWVKIEIQHSKQFETPYILEIGYPTFDSINYFILQENNLVEKGFLGDRIKFSERQIHHKNFIIPLELNQTEASTIYLKINNKGSIILPLNIKPKEQLFSDDIPEEIFYGIFYGIMLVMLLYNLFLAFSARSINYIYYVGIILGNLLTLSALNGHAFMYLWYDMPWWGNHVIVFGIGLWILAGNQFTASFLETRKYFPRYDWIFKTMKLVGLLIIIMAFIADYSVSLKISNYSLVVNCLVLLFSGIYFWIKRIKVASIFTLAWTAYLVGVLLYTLRNLGFLPVTSITSHVLEFGAITEIVLLSVSLGYKYRLLETEKNEAQQNALDLMAQSQKLVQEQNEQLERKVTLRTAELEQKQEEILTQNEELNSKNERLTEAQQIIEAQNLQLKEYTDDLEAQVAKRTKDLEDTNTELAQNVQKLEQYAFMTAHNLRAPVARLLGLTHLLQISPDSEKSEWQTIVSKIKEEGDSLDAVIKDLNAILDLRKEAEKNQEWIDLSERLEQTKRILKNSIEISNAEIQFDNSVFKEIKSNPTYIDSIFYNLISNAIKYRSEKRKLIIEITTRIEDDKKYIIFSDNGVGIDLEKNREKIFGMYKRFHTHVEGKGLGLYLVKSQMEILGGEINVESKLEEGTTFTLVFPFT; from the coding sequence TTGCGACTGCTCTACATATTTTTCTGTTTATTCATTTTTAGTAATTCCTTTGCCAAAAATGAAATTTATATAAGCCCTGGTCAAACTTATAAAAGGTTAGGAAAGCAAATTCAATTTTTAGAAGATCCGAGCCATAACTTAACATTTCAAAATATTCAATCTCCACAATATCAGTCACGCTTTACATACGGTAAACAAGAAATCCCCACTTACGGTCTGGAAGACATTACATTATGGGTGAAAATAGAAATTCAGCATTCAAAGCAGTTTGAGACACCCTATATTTTAGAAATAGGCTACCCCACCTTTGATTCTATAAATTACTTTATTTTACAAGAAAATAATTTGGTTGAAAAAGGTTTTCTCGGTGATCGCATAAAATTTTCAGAACGCCAAATTCATCATAAAAACTTTATAATCCCCTTAGAACTGAATCAAACTGAAGCCTCCACTATTTACTTAAAGATTAATAATAAAGGGTCCATCATTCTACCTTTAAATATAAAACCAAAAGAACAGTTATTTTCTGATGATATCCCAGAAGAAATATTTTACGGCATTTTCTACGGGATAATGCTGGTTATGCTCCTTTATAATTTGTTTTTAGCTTTTTCAGCTCGCTCTATAAATTACATCTATTATGTAGGAATTATTTTAGGAAACCTATTGACACTCTCTGCTCTCAATGGCCATGCATTCATGTATTTATGGTACGATATGCCATGGTGGGGAAACCATGTAATTGTATTTGGTATAGGTCTGTGGATATTAGCGGGCAATCAATTTACTGCTAGCTTCTTGGAAACCAGGAAATATTTCCCTCGATATGATTGGATTTTCAAAACAATGAAGCTGGTTGGTCTCTTGATTATCATTATGGCATTTATCGCAGATTATTCTGTTAGTCTGAAAATTTCAAACTATTCATTAGTAGTCAATTGTCTTGTACTGCTTTTCAGCGGAATATATTTTTGGATCAAAAGGATAAAAGTAGCCAGTATTTTTACGTTAGCCTGGACAGCCTATCTAGTTGGTGTTTTGCTATATACTTTAAGAAATCTCGGTTTTTTACCTGTTACCTCCATAACCTCTCATGTTCTAGAATTTGGTGCCATAACAGAAATTGTTTTACTTTCTGTTTCTCTTGGCTATAAATATCGTCTTTTAGAAACTGAAAAAAATGAAGCACAACAAAATGCATTAGATTTAATGGCACAGAGCCAAAAATTAGTACAGGAACAAAATGAACAACTGGAACGAAAAGTAACTTTAAGAACAGCAGAATTAGAACAAAAGCAGGAGGAAATCTTAACTCAAAATGAGGAATTAAACTCAAAAAATGAAAGACTTACCGAAGCGCAGCAGATCATAGAAGCACAAAATTTACAGCTAAAAGAATATACGGATGACTTAGAAGCGCAAGTGGCTAAGCGTACCAAAGATTTGGAAGATACGAATACAGAATTAGCTCAAAACGTCCAAAAATTAGAGCAATATGCTTTTATGACTGCTCATAATTTACGTGCTCCAGTTGCCAGATTATTAGGATTAACCCATTTATTGCAAATCAGTCCAGATAGTGAAAAGTCAGAGTGGCAAACTATTGTTTCTAAAATAAAGGAAGAAGGGGATAGTTTGGATGCCGTTATAAAAGATCTAAATGCAATTTTGGACTTAAGAAAAGAGGCAGAAAAAAATCAAGAATGGATAGATCTATCTGAAAGACTAGAACAAACCAAAAGAATTCTAAAAAACTCAATTGAAATAAGTAATGCCGAAATTCAATTTGACAACAGTGTCTTCAAGGAGATAAAAAGTAATCCTACATATATAGACAGTATTTTTTATAATCTTATTTCAAATGCCATCAAATATCGCTCAGAAAAAAGAAAGTTGATAATTGAAATCACCACTAGAATAGAAGACGACAAAAAATATATCATTTTTAGCGATAATGGTGTAGGTATTGATTTAGAGAAAAATAGAGAGAAAATATTTGGTATGTATAAAAGATTTCACACCCATGTTGAAGGTAAAGGACTTGGCTTATACTTAGTGAAAAGTCAAATGGAAATCTTAGGTGGAGAAATAAATGTAGAAAGTAAATTAGAAGAGGGTACAACTTTCACATTAGTTTTCCCTTTCACTTAG
- a CDS encoding type B 50S ribosomal protein L31: MKKDTHPEYKEVVFWDTQADVKFLTRSTMSSNETIKMEDGKEYPVVKIEVSSASHPFYTGKKIFLDTAGRVEKFNQKYKKK; encoded by the coding sequence ATGAAAAAAGATACTCATCCGGAATACAAAGAAGTTGTTTTCTGGGATACTCAAGCAGACGTGAAATTCTTAACGAGGTCAACAATGTCCTCAAACGAAACCATCAAAATGGAAGATGGCAAAGAATATCCGGTAGTTAAAATAGAAGTAAGTTCAGCTTCTCACCCTTTTTATACAGGAAAGAAAATTTTCTTGGATACTGCAGGTCGTGTGGAGAAGTTCAACCAAAAATACAAGAAGAAATAA
- the rpiB gene encoding ribose 5-phosphate isomerase B: protein MKLAIGGDHAGFEYKKQLVEFLKKEGHEVKDFGPDTDASVDYPDHVHPLSEAVEKGEFELGILICGSANGVAMTANKHQGIRAGIAWEDELAALTRQHNNANVICIPARFIDYDKTLSIVKTFLATEFEGGRHERRVDKIGC from the coding sequence ATGAAATTAGCAATAGGTGGCGATCATGCCGGATTTGAATACAAAAAGCAATTGGTTGAATTTCTTAAGAAAGAAGGGCATGAAGTAAAAGATTTCGGTCCGGATACAGATGCCTCTGTTGATTACCCAGATCATGTACATCCGTTATCAGAAGCTGTTGAAAAAGGTGAATTTGAATTAGGGATATTAATTTGTGGAAGCGCGAATGGAGTTGCTATGACGGCCAATAAGCATCAGGGAATCCGAGCAGGTATTGCTTGGGAAGATGAATTAGCTGCACTTACTCGTCAGCACAATAATGCTAATGTCATTTGCATCCCAGCTCGTTTTATTGATTATGATAAAACATTATCTATTGTAAAAACTTTCTTAGCGACTGAGTTTGAAGGTGGCAGACATGAAAGAAGAGTTGACAAGATTGGTTGTTAA
- a CDS encoding ABC transporter ATP-binding protein: MKTYFRVLTYAKPLGWLAPQYLIYALFQTVFSVITLGVLTPVLNVLFMVETDAAEIPESIPDFYLGLQYFKDVFNYYFLDLVQEDRFLALQFVCGILIVSIFLSNLFKYLLAVISAIVRANVISNLRNALYDRLINMHIGYYTEERKGNIMSKVMADVQEVENTVVNSLKVVVKEPLMLIGYFVALFFISAKLTGITLIILPLSGFIISYIAISIKKRAIKSQETIGNISNILEETIGGMRIIKAFNAILFSKKRFEGEVDVYAKVNVSMQKRQALSSPTSEFLGVFVVVAVLLIGGSMILGGESELSAGSFITFIAIYSQLLVPAKALSTAFSNVQRGLASAERIFGIIDLEPAIKDKSTAKKLVEFKRELSFKNVSFAYGEEKVLNNININIQKGETIALVGPSGGGKSTMADLIPRFYDPIEGEVQIDGVSLKDLRVESIREKMGIVSQESILFNDTIFNNIAFGKPECTLEEVMQAAKVANAHEFISQMEGGYEAKMGERGTKLSGGQRQRISIARAILKNPDILILDEATSALDSESEKLVQDALTNLMKNRTSIVIAHRLSTIQEADKIFVMQEGEIIEEGQHDDLMAKGGVYKKLIEIQSVS, translated from the coding sequence ATGAAAACATATTTTAGAGTGCTTACTTATGCAAAACCTTTGGGCTGGTTAGCACCTCAATATTTGATATATGCATTATTTCAAACCGTATTTAGTGTCATTACATTAGGAGTGCTAACTCCCGTGTTGAACGTACTATTTATGGTGGAGACCGATGCAGCTGAAATCCCTGAGTCCATTCCTGATTTTTATTTGGGGTTACAATATTTCAAGGATGTATTTAATTATTATTTCCTTGATCTTGTACAAGAGGATCGGTTTTTAGCACTTCAATTCGTTTGCGGGATTTTAATCGTTAGTATATTTCTTTCCAACTTATTCAAATATCTGCTGGCTGTAATTTCCGCTATAGTTCGAGCAAATGTGATTTCCAATCTAAGAAATGCACTCTACGATCGCTTAATAAATATGCACATCGGCTACTATACCGAAGAACGTAAGGGTAATATCATGTCGAAAGTAATGGCAGATGTACAAGAAGTTGAAAATACAGTGGTGAATAGCTTGAAGGTGGTGGTTAAAGAACCTTTAATGTTGATTGGTTATTTTGTTGCTTTATTCTTCATATCTGCAAAGCTTACGGGCATTACATTAATTATTTTACCATTATCTGGCTTTATCATTTCTTATATTGCAATCTCGATAAAGAAAAGAGCGATAAAGAGTCAAGAAACTATTGGCAATATTTCAAATATTTTGGAAGAGACCATAGGAGGTATGCGTATCATAAAAGCATTTAATGCTATATTATTTTCTAAGAAAAGATTTGAAGGTGAGGTAGATGTTTATGCTAAAGTAAACGTAAGCATGCAAAAAAGACAAGCGCTGTCAAGCCCAACATCAGAATTTCTGGGAGTATTTGTGGTTGTAGCTGTTTTATTGATTGGAGGATCCATGATTCTTGGTGGAGAATCTGAATTAAGCGCAGGAAGCTTTATCACATTTATCGCCATTTATTCCCAATTGTTGGTGCCAGCTAAAGCATTGTCAACAGCTTTCAGTAATGTGCAACGAGGTTTGGCCTCAGCTGAAAGGATTTTTGGAATAATAGATTTAGAACCCGCTATAAAAGATAAGTCCACAGCTAAAAAATTAGTGGAATTTAAAAGGGAATTAAGCTTCAAGAATGTATCCTTTGCTTATGGAGAAGAAAAAGTATTGAATAATATCAATATCAACATTCAAAAAGGAGAAACAATAGCGTTGGTAGGTCCTTCAGGGGGAGGGAAATCTACTATGGCCGATTTGATTCCTCGTTTTTATGATCCCATCGAAGGCGAAGTACAAATTGATGGTGTTTCATTGAAGGATTTAAGAGTGGAAAGTATAAGGGAAAAAATGGGAATCGTCAGTCAAGAGTCCATTTTATTCAACGATACTATTTTTAATAATATAGCTTTTGGTAAACCTGAATGTACTTTGGAGGAAGTGATGCAAGCAGCAAAAGTAGCCAATGCTCATGAGTTTATTTCCCAAATGGAAGGTGGCTATGAAGCTAAAATGGGTGAAAGAGGAACTAAACTTTCTGGTGGGCAAAGACAAAGAATTAGCATTGCACGAGCTATTTTGAAAAATCCAGACATATTAATTTTGGACGAAGCGACCTCTGCCTTAGATTCGGAATCAGAAAAATTGGTGCAAGATGCATTAACTAATCTGATGAAAAATAGGACTTCTATAGTAATTGCACACAGATTAAGCACCATTCAGGAGGCTGATAAAATATTTGTGATGCAAGAAGGAGAAATCATAGAAGAAGGTCAACATGATGATTTGATGGCAAAGGGCGGTGTTTATAAAAAGCTGATAGAAATTCAATCCGTATCCTAA
- a CDS encoding DUF6134 family protein, with amino-acid sequence MGRLKFVIITVILLNSAIGLAQELVYDVTIQGKPVGNMLVTKKALDSGKVYYSAVMDLEYKLFRPTEMVQLHEAIYQNDTLRQAYFVEKINGEKAEEAKIEQLLGKKYYRTTIDTTKAWHEKPVINSLVKMYFNQPQKRDSVFSESTHKYNKIAKLPEENRFMMLDDEGEKSIYEYNEKGVCVQRNFNVGAVEYEIKLSEREN; translated from the coding sequence ATGGGCAGGTTGAAGTTTGTTATAATTACAGTTATCTTATTAAATAGTGCTATCGGACTTGCCCAAGAGCTAGTTTATGATGTCACCATTCAAGGCAAACCAGTGGGCAACATGCTGGTTACGAAAAAGGCATTGGATAGTGGAAAGGTTTATTATTCAGCCGTCATGGATTTGGAATATAAGCTTTTTAGACCCACGGAAATGGTGCAATTGCATGAGGCTATTTATCAAAATGATACCTTACGCCAAGCCTATTTTGTAGAGAAAATAAATGGCGAGAAAGCCGAGGAAGCTAAAATCGAGCAATTGCTTGGCAAGAAATACTATAGGACGACAATTGACACTACCAAGGCCTGGCACGAAAAACCAGTGATAAATAGCTTGGTAAAAATGTATTTTAATCAGCCTCAAAAAAGAGATTCAGTATTCTCGGAAAGCACTCATAAATACAATAAAATAGCAAAATTACCCGAAGAGAATCGTTTTATGATGTTAGATGATGAAGGGGAAAAATCTATTTATGAATATAATGAAAAGGGTGTTTGTGTTCAGCGTAATTTCAATGTAGGTGCTGTTGAGTACGAAATAAAACTAAGTGAAAGGGAAAACTAA